The genomic segment gagtttaacgcATTGGAAACAAAggcattaaatataaaatgtgccataaattttgcacaggccacaatttatgtttagttttttataATATGTTTAAATCATCGAAATAGTAGTTGTGTATTGAAAATTAAAGTGgattttctgtagaggatgtgtgcttatttttaaaaataaagaaatcaacaaaacacgaGTGTGTTgacatgcactcagtaatccagataaatcagattttgtcagtaatctgatcaacacgtttacatgcacttataataaataatcagataatgggaaactctgggtccACACGATTAAGacagtaatctgatttctgttacgcaaccagccaataaactcacagagtgacgtaaacgtaacgtaaaactcaaaccgctgcttttttaaaaatacctgaatttaaaaaatttttaaaataccTGAAACTAtaaacatgcatcatctagGAGCTGAAGAATGTTTAAATGCTTAATTTCATCAAGtatgtttggtttcagcatcgctccaaaagtAAGAAATTCGAGAGAAAGCAGAGTGAGGGTTCAcatgcaaaaaatctgattactgagctcaatcCCAGCTCGGATTTCTTgattggatttctagaccttactgcAATCTAATAAATCGGAGAATGCTGTTTACACGATAATATGAATGATCAGAGAACTGCAGGAATACCATACGATCGGGTTATTGAGTGaattgcatgtaaatgcactcaatgtCTCAGTCATCACCATGGTACTGTACTTCTCCACTGTACTTCTGGATCATCTCTCCAGTTACAGCATTGTCTGCTTTTCCATGTTGGAAATGGCTCCATGAAATCACTTGCCATGAGTGTCACTCACAGTAGAGAAAAATGTCCCAAAGCTACGTACGATGTCAGTAGGCCATTCATTATTTCACAgttgttttcttctttatgATATCTGCCTTTTCTCTTTGACTCGAAGCTCAgactgtttacatttgtttttgacTCATCTCATAAAATGTCGCATAACATTATCCtattcagttttattcatttatgtttaCCCGTTGTTTGATGTTGCTTCCTGTTCCTTCGGAATTCCTAGTTTTGATGCAAATGTCGAAAtaacatgattttatttttttgttttttgtacaaCCACTGTTTCGCTGGAGGACTTTGTCCAGTCAAACTTGTTGACAAACCTCAGACAAACGAAATACTGTGATATATATCACATCAGGACAATGTCTCACATAGTGATGTTACATTTTcaccatattgcccacctttTCTTGACACCTCATTTGACCTCCACTTGAGCACACTCACTAACCCTTTGATTCTTCCCTTGCTCTCCCTCAGGTGAGGTCATCATCCATAGCTGAGTCATGACAAATGACATCATTAGCGGCATTCTGTGTTTACATAAGCCGCAGGCTGAGGAGCACGACTCTTCTCGGAGACAGTAGGCAGACGTGCTGCGTCTCTTTACTGGCTCATGCCTTTCCTTTTTAAGGCAGGTCGAAGACACCTCAGGATCGGCCTTGTGTGTCTTACCAAGTATCTCCAAGAAGAGTGGCCTAACAGCACAAGGATGAGGTGGCCTGCCATCTTGTAGGTCCATGTTCTCACGTTTTTAAAAATACCGGTGATTTCTCATGATTATAAGCCCTTCCAACAGGGTGTTCAATCCTTTTAAGGACATAGGAAATACAGCTTGAGGATGATTATAAACCTGAGGCAGGCATACAACTAAGTTAGCCTGTCCTAAATAATGTTTCTAATGCCGTTTCTTGTTTCTGTGAATtttattaaagctgcactatgtaagttttaagagaaaaatatgttaaaatatggTAAGCGTGCACTGCTGCGAGTCATactttgaagcctgaaatgataataaatttaataaatctCTGAAATAAAATTCAGAGACGTCTGGGTTGGATTTGGCGTGAGTTGCACAACCATGTCGTAGGTCTTTGCCTAAAATCAGACACACAGgatcaaaaagaaggtctgactCGATGTTttggtctcaaatgcaaaatcaacgtcatactgatgaagataagTAGTAAATAATTCACTTACTTCCTCGCAAGACATGTTCCTCATGTTCCTCagtgttttgactgagttctcctTGAATAGTCTTTCAATGCGCTCACAATCCTCAGATTCATCCTGTTGGGGAAGGGGTGCAATTATTGTTTTGTGCAATTATacttttccaccagagaggtctccaaatccccaaatcttacaaaGTGTAGCTTTAACCCCGACTTTACTATCAATAACCAGATGAATCGTTGCGGAACTTCTTCTAAATGTTTGTGAGTGAGTGCTTGAATTATTGAACATTGGCAGGCTGATCATGAATGAAATAATGTCAATGCCCCTTTCTCATCCTCTCTATTTCCATAGTGACAGTTAAATACAGTTAGCTGGCTACACACGTAACCAGGACtaatgaacagctgaaatgATAGGAAGACAAAGAGGAGAGGGGAGCCCTGAGAAGCAGGTAGGGGATCACtgctctacactcttaaaggtgttagaaaaatgcaaaaaaattggCAAATATTGCAACCATTGCAATTGCAATATTGAACCATATTGGCTCCCTAAGGAACCTTTtagtaattttttatttatttaattttttaaaaacattttatatgcaACTCATTTGTTCAGTAGGTTTAGAATCCACATTAACTTTACTCTAGATGAAAAATATGCTGATATGCTATTATAATCATGATAAAGTATACCACAgtacacttttctgagcatactaTGGGATTTATTTGAGCTAAAATAACACTAAACAACTGCATTTGGCATGAAAAAATACCGATTTAGAGATCCAGCAGAGAGcgttattttgtttaataacaagataacttattttatttgtttattatcaGTGTTGGGTTCAGCTATTTTAACCACTTAATGAtgcagaaatcttgaaaaaattggtggaatttagTCTCTAAAGGATCAGTATGTGAGCCAAATAGAGGTTCCAATCCTCCTTCTGATGACCATAAACAGTACACTGAGAATTAAAAATGCCAAAAGTTTCCTTTGGAGCGATGCTACACTTTATATTTGCTTCTCAAATAACTTTTcgatggatggttctttaaagaattagTTTTAATAATGAGACATGGAGTGTGAAGAAGCTtctcaaagtttaaagaacttccacaCAAGTTCTTTACTAGTTAAAgatttttcctagaactgtatgtCCAAGCCAAAAATCCATTTAGTgacctttgtttttaattgtgtaCACAACTTATTACCAAGGATTTGGAGTGCAGCTACTGAAGTCTTAAGACTAAAAAGTGAAGAGCCTGGCTCAGAGGGGTTAAACTgatactgatgatgatgatgatgaaaatggAAGCAGGAAGAGAAGGTAATGACCAGAGGGGATGAGGACAGAAGATGAGGTTTGGTGAGAATGGTGAGGGAGGGGTTGGCATGGGTTTGTCTTTGTGCCTTTGGGGAGGGGACATCTAAAGAGGGTTTGCCTTCTACAAATAGCCTCAGCTGAGCTCCTCCTGCCCTCactcctgtctctctcctcaGGGGAGCCTGTCTGTGTCCGAAATGAGCCGCTCCTCTTACGCCTCCTCCCAGTCCTCCTCGTACCGCCGTGCTTTTGGTGGCCCTGGTTTCATCAGCCCACCCATGTCCCGGGCCATGTTCAGCCGCTCCTCGCTGGGTGGCTCTGGGGGCTCCCATGTCAGCTCCCGGGTCTACGAGGTGACCAAGACGGCCTCAAGCTCTCCTGGCTACTCCGGCTACCGCGCCTCCACCTACGCCCTCCCTAGCCTGTCAGCGGGCGTATCCCGCTCATACGCATCCGGTCTGGGTGAGACACTGGACTTCAACCTGGCCGATGCCCTCAACCAAGAGTTCCTGCAGACGCGCACCAATGAGAAGGCTGAGCTGCAGCACCTGAATGACCGCTTCGCCAGCTACATCGAGAAGGTGCGCTTTCTTGAGCAGCAGAACCAGGCCCtggtggtggaggtggagcGAATGAGGGGCCGCGAACCCACCCGCATCGCCGACCTCTATGAAGAGGAGATGAGGGAGTTGAGACGGCAGGTGGAGGTCGTCACCAACCAGAGGTCCCGTGTGGAGGTGGAACGCGACAACCTGGCCGACGACCTGCAAAAGCTTAAGCTCAGGTAAAGGGGAGCTAGACGTCAAAGAACTACAATAAGGGTGGATTATATCTGTTACTACATGTTCAGTAAGGATTtataacagtgaaaatgtggAAGAATGTATGTCTGGGTACCATATAGAAGCAGGTATGTTACATCAGGACAGTGCACTTGTATGCTTTAGTATATTATACAATACATGCATGcacttctgtgtaatttagCACAAAAGTGTGagtttatattgtattgtacactgtttacactacacttatctgTTCCtttcagaataaataaaaggctgGAGgcaaggagtgtgtgtgtgtgggggggggggggggggggtactttAGCTGCTATTTGTTGCAATATGTTCAATAACTGCCTTTATAAAAGGATTAGGGTTTATGCTAAtactgggcaatatggcaaaagtaTAAAAGACTtttttcacaatacatgataCACATTACACTATATACAATCTGATAAATTGGAACAATGGACTTTTAGTTGtaattttatttgatattttatatgCTGCGctacactaaatccaattaaacaggactagttattcattttggagtagtttttcaaaaaatgtaatcTATTACAAATGACCAATAACTTCTCTCAGTGTGCACTACGGCTTACTGAAAAAGTAAACTCACTATTATTACTTCTGTTAATCTCTTAAACAACATAAATCTGTACCAAATAGAAAGTCCTCTCAGTACTTTACTTAGAGAAAAATAGCCAATCAGAGTAAACGTAATGGTAAAGGCTTAAAAACAGCTGCCTTCATCAAATCTTTATAAATAAGATACAAAGCCTACAGAGTTGGCCATGAATAATTGCCTGTTTAttaggttatttatttatttatttattatatgtattttattagaGACTGAGGCTCTCTCTTCTGTAATACTGGGATCTTCATCCATCATTTTCATATTAGCACGAGGAGGTGCTTTGACAGATCGGCAGCTCTTATGGAGAGCATTTTAATGCAGCTCATGCTGCTCACATTCACAGCCAGTGGTCAGCTGTTGCAGCTAGCACACGCACAAATTATATACAAAAATACGATACAGAGCTTTTGGTACAGTATGTAATACTATACCAGATAATAAAAGATACTGTATGTCtatgcagtccatatatggaatataagctgcaaaaatgtcatgttttgaattcattgcttTAGTGATATCACGAAAACGAATGCAtttacacactgtaaaaaaagtcaatttacagtaaaaaagcaaattgactagttttattcaaaaaaGACTTCAAATGAACTACTGTTTCACTAAAAGTAGTTTTGAGTTGAGAAACTAGTGCatttgcttgttaccacatgaagtctttttttaaaaactgatgaATCATTTTTCACAGCGCACATGTCGGCCTGTAGCGATTTAGCTGAGGCTGAGCTATTTTTGCTGaggttataagcagtgtttcagcatatcgctgctgtatctccaatttagtcatttttcactttttgaaaaaaaaggtAATTGAAAAAATACctgttgacctttacattgtatgtaaatgtcctgatgaacagactaaaagagcccaaaatgacctggagaaacgtccggttccattgacttacattaaaagaaaagtctgttttttccttctcctgtaaagttactacgaggttttgatccaacaacagcaatatgctgcTTCTTGAATGAGAcaaacagggcagccagtcagaacagatgCCACTTTCATAAGTCAGCCCTGAGCGTATAATAAGCAGCCTGTTAAATTCTAAGGGATTaacagaggttggaaaatggtcacgtAAAAATGATTTGCTACATCAAACCATACAAAAATTATAGGggaaaaaatttaaatactCAAAAAATTGCTGAATATCGGCCCTTTACATACTGGCGATGTCCacaatgctcagaaaagcatattgtgccATAATTTTATTGTGATAACTAGCACACTGTCATATTACAGACCCCTGGTGTGTACCACTGATGTGAAAGTATGAACTGTATACCATATTGAAGCATGCATGCACTTTAGTTAGTTTAGTTAGAGTTCACACTGAAAGTATGAGAAAATGCACTATGTTGTCTCACAAatatttatgtgtatgtatcagaggtggatgaagtacacaaatcatgtacttgagttaaagtagagacacccaaggtaaaatattactccagtaaaagtagaagttcctccctttagacctccacttgagtaaaagtactaaattatttaccttcaaatgtccTTAATTATTACTGAGCAGGAATATCCtccaaatattatgacttttttctcgaagtctactatttttatttcatgaacagtggccctaaaacaccaTTGTAGAAccatgtgcttgcactgggtcggtatgtccaacaggtcaaaacaagctctaaacaaagtgaccgctgggccctgattggtgctctggctttgcgcttctttcgttttgacatgttacgtttttatacacacagaaaccaaaaggaacgacagatttctcaaaatgtaggaggaaaaagtcggatattagactctgaaatgtagtggagtgaaaggaaaaagtcgcccagaacggagaaacttcagtacagatacaccaaaaatactaaagtacagaaactaattacatttactcagttactcagttactatCTAAAACTAATACATACAGTATTATACTTTCCTGCATCTGTCTTGTCAGAACTCAAAAACGCATTATGTGACTGTCCTTATCAACTGACATTCAGGGCCAGCAGGGTCAGATACCACTGCCCccaaacaacacacaaaaacatgtgcGCTCCCTCTGCTCCCCTCAGGCCAGTGCTGACATAGTAAGgacacagtaaacagtacaCAACCACACTTATGCTACAGCTAAATCAACAGCTGGAGCTGGCAGTGATGCAGCAGACTGCAACTCTTGTGGCACCGAGAGAAAAAACATTATAGAAGAGCAGAGACGTCATTTGGTCACAAGGTTACCAGCGTCCAGAGTTATTTCTGTACAGCTGTCCGTAACGCGGCGCAGCGTCCTCAGATGCTGTgtgcttgagtgtgtgtgatacATGTGTCATCATGTGTTTATATTCACAGACTGTTTCCCAGCCAGTGGATAAAGCCTATGCTATATTTAGGCATGGCTCTGAGCTCAGGCTGCCACACTGCTGGGTGAATGCCTTAAATGTTTAGCGCCAGAACATGGCCTGCGGTTGAGTTTGGAGAGAGGGGTGGAGGAGTGGTGAGCGTGTGAGAGGGATCAGCTTTCACTGCTGGGATTAGAAACGCAGTGAAGGACTGCAAAGCACAGGTGCACTGCATTTGTTAGACAATTACCTCCGACTACAGCTTGTAGTATTTAAGGTAAAAGTCTGATACGAATGCTTATTTATAGAATAGCTCTATAAAGTTTTAAGCACATTTTCTGTGACACAGCTGCCTTGGGAATAATAACATGCCTTATGAATCTCTTCACCTGTTGCACCAGCTGAATGGAAGATTAATTGTAGGCTAGTTTGAAAATAAACTGCCTCTATGTTCATGTTGACCCGAAACGCCCAACAACAGTTGAAATATGACTAATTTAGCAGATGTCATTTACCTGAACTAACCATGTCGTACAGAAATATGACTGTTAGTTAACTTAATATTTAAGGCTGTAGCCTTTTCTGTTCTTCGTTGACTGCAGATGGTGAAAAACGTTATTCTGTGCGAGAACTGAACTGTTCATACCGAGGAAGAGTAGGCGGTTGCACTGGCCGCCTACtgcctacacacttaaaaatgatggttcttcaagggttctttagtaaagaaagtggttatatagaaacatgaacactcaaagaaccctttgcatgattaaattgtcctttgcatcgtgaaagggttcttcagattgatggagaatgtgctgcagatggttctatatagaaaagggttcttctagcCTGACACCATAAGAATGTAAGAACCCTtatggtgctttatagaacccttttcaaaaaggttgtatatagaaccacatacagcacactcaatcagtctgaagaaccttttcacaatacaaagaactatttaaacatggaaagggctctttgagtgttcatggttctgcgCAGAacttctttattaaagaaccctttaagaaccattATTCTTAAGTGTACTGCCTACTCTTCCTGGCCTACCCTGCCTACTGCCTACTGTTCATACCAAGGAAGATGTTAATGCTAAACACACCTAAAAATGACCTATTTTAGtcttatatttgtatatttatataaaaccatttggTAATTTGAATCAAACTATGGAATATACAGATGGTTTATATGCGATTCTGTAAATTGCAGTTCTACACTAAGAGCTTGATAATTAATTAGTGTTAATTAGTGTTACTGGAGTAGCCTGTTAACTAGCTACCCTGCTGAGCTGTTCATGCTAAATGAACTAGTTCAACAAAAAAACTTAGTCGTTTTACTGACGAGGTCTCCCGGCCCCTGGGAGACCCAAAAAACTTACGTACATGTATTAGTGAGATCCCGCTGCTGTTTGCTTCCCCTAGTAGCACCCTCTTGTGGGGAGAACCGTTAACCTAAACTAACAAGCTACAAGCAGGTTATCTGAGGTgctttatatgtatatttatatttagagAGATTTTCTGTTCTCCTGTTTTTTGATCACATACTATAAATTTCAACGACCAAAACTGGAAGTTAAAATTTAATCCCTAAATGAAGTTTAAATCTGAGTTTAATGGACTGTAAAATGAATCCAGGAATAAATTGATTGTTTAAATGTAACCATAATTATTTTTGATCTAGGCTTGATTCAACATGATTAATGAACAAACCTTGATTTAATCCGTTTAAAGTTTACGTTGAATCCTTGTTGGTGCAACCTGCCCTCAAAGCATTTTTATCttacctttttaaaaacatattaacTCATGTCTCTGCTCAGGTTACACATCATATTTTGATTGGAGTGTGATCCTTTTTTTCGCCTCTAAAACTCATTCTGATTTGTggttacatcactgtgcaccagcGGGAGGGGAAAGTCAAAATcaaccaataatatcatgtttcacctccccAACTGTGACCCTCACCTGTCATAGACTTACACACACTGTAGTGGACAAAAAAGGTTttgtattatgtatattttcccaatgaatgtcactggatcctATGATCCGATGATGTTGCATGAAAGTAAATCTACTATTGAACTTCAACACTTCCAGAGCCTCTTAAATACCACATTTGACAAAGCCTACTGGCTTGTTTGGGTTATTTTGATGAGGTCGGCAGTCTAATAATGTCAGTTCAGTGcgcagcagtgttagcttgcattGAACTCGTAAGTCAGAGGATCCTATGATGTTCAGCGGAGAAACGTCTGTATGTTTACCACTGGCCATGACGGGCAATTTTAGAAAAAGGCCATTCGTTTTTGTCATGGAGAAAACCAGCTCCTAATATGGACGTGACACCGACCACAGAATGACGACCCAACCTCAGACGTCTGTGGAACAAAAACCCTCAGCTACCCCACAGACCCTCCGTGATACTTGATGATTTCTGATTCCTGGTCACTTTACCTGGAAAGCAACAGTGAGAAAgttcaaatttcaaaaatttGGCAAGATGTCTCCAGTTTTTCATGGTCAGTATATGCCTGTCTTGCTCTGGTGCACCCAGAATTATCACAAGCAAAGGCAACAAAACCAGACCTTGGGAACCAAACTGCTTGAACAAGCTTCTGTAGAAAGGAAGTGATtgacacatgcatacacaaacacagtttaCATTTCCTCAGCTTTTCTTCCTATTCAGGACGCGGTATCAAGGCATCTTTGGCCTCCCGCCCTGgaggagagggagtgtgtgtaggagggaaagaaagagaatgagagaggccTCGCCTCTATAAAAGGAGAGGAAAGAAGTGGCCTTCATAAATATAAGCTTCATATCCCTGTATTGTCTCTCGCTGCAGGCTCCAGGATGAGATCGCACAAAGAGAGGAGGCTGAGAACAACCTTGCAGCTTTCAGAGCTGTACGTATAACTCTCATAGTGGAACATCAGGTTCTCCATGCTTTTAGTGCTTTACCTGAGAAAGAACACTTGGATtacctgttttttcactttttctaggggtccaagcactttgTGTGGGAACCCTCAAGTTTTGTTAagcttttattatattatattatattgcatCCAAAGGTGTCCAAGCACTTTGTATTATATTAGTctattatgttattatattattgagTGTAGTGTGAAATGATGATAATTAATCATCATGTAATTAATCAGACACTGAAATCTCTTAATAAAAACAGGATGTGGATGCTGCCACACTGGCCCGCCTGGACCTGGAGAGGCGCATAGAAACTCTGCAAGAGGAAATCGCCTTCCTCAAGAAGATCCACGAAGAGGTCAGATCAGCCTATgcttattaaaacacaaaagttTTTATCAGGTGTTTCTACTGATTTCAGTATTAAGGGAGCGTGAGGCACAGCCTAACATGgacagtttttttaaatgttgctaGTCCAAGAAGAACATACTTATTGATGTTTCTATTCTTGTGTTTCATGTTACGTCACATGTGATGACCGTATCAGGGAGTGATTGCGCTACGCAGTGCCCTCAATTTGCTGTGCTTCGTGAACAATTCACCTGCGAGATGCATCAGAAGCCGAGAATcatgacagacacacagacctttaagtcagtgttttcactccaggtttggagccgCTGCActgtatggtttagtgtttctctctgctgttcacacctcgttcagctcaaAATTCATTAGCTATTCATTAGGATTCATTAGCTAATAATGTCAGATATTTTAACTAGGAAACATCAGTTATGCAGTTCAGGGGTTTCAGGACTTGAGCTGAACTCTAAACTACAGAAGCACGGTGGTCGAAACACGATGTCGTTTTCCGAAccacgacattcagtctgatatttaacatttttagtataacctcatttaaatctccagaaacagagagtgaagTTATACCGGCAGTCTGCAGCCCCGTTAGGGGGACGACTGTTCATCTCccagctgttagcattagcaaaaAGGATAGCATtgatcacatctgtgttaattagctgatgtggCCTTACCCGCCTAGAATGACACAgagcttttctcctctttatgaaacaccatgggatcctttacccaccctgacgtgaagagccggtgggcttctgtgctgGTAAAAGCTCTGAGAGACTCCAGAACAGGGAGACGGGTGTATGAGATCAATATAAATGTCAGGGAAACACAAATTTGGTAGCTTTTCCGCCAGTTTGAGTGGGACCAGGAGTTCAGGGGGAAACTGTGTAAGGATCACAGCCTATTTCATGGACTTTGTTGAGGAAAAgtttttctcttccaaagtaAGGAGAGTAATTTTAGCCGTCTTTCACCTCTAGTTACGTTCATGAGGAGCAGCGAAGCCAGAAATTTGGTCCCAAATATAGCAGCCACAACAGAAAAACCATGTGACTGAAACCCTAGGATAACAATATAATCTGTGCATCTTCACAGCAGTCGGGACAAGATTCACCACAAATCTCACTACACAAATGTATGTATAAGTGACAGAATTCACACCTATATCATTTTAATCACCCTCTTCATACTTTATTACCAGCCTGAAAGCTAGCCAGGCTATAGCACAGCCTCCACACAGCGGGGTTCATTTTAAAGGACTCATCTCatgcaaaaacaaattttcctTG from the Pygocentrus nattereri isolate fPygNat1 chromosome 30, fPygNat1.pri, whole genome shotgun sequence genome contains:
- the desmb gene encoding desmin b, coding for MSRSSYASSQSSSYRRAFGGPGFISPPMSRAMFSRSSLGGSGGSHVSSRVYEVTKTASSSPGYSGYRASTYALPSLSAGVSRSYASGLGETLDFNLADALNQEFLQTRTNEKAELQHLNDRFASYIEKVRFLEQQNQALVVEVERMRGREPTRIADLYEEEMRELRRQVEVVTNQRSRVEVERDNLADDLQKLKLRLQDEIAQREEAENNLAAFRADVDAATLARLDLERRIETLQEEIAFLKKIHEEEIRELQAQMQETQVQIQMDLSKPDLTGALRDIRTQYEAIAAKNIAEAEDWYKSKVSDLNQAVTKNNEALKQAKLETMEFRHQIQSYTCEIDSLKGTNESLMRQMRDMEDRHGREASGFQDTIARLEAEIANMKDEMARHLREYQDLLNVKMALDVEIATYRKLLEGEESRITLPMQTYSTISFRETSPEHQQRASETHSKKTVLIKTIETRDGEVVSESTQHQQDIM